The window GGCGGGAGGTCGGCCTCCAGAGCGCTGTCGGAGATCTCCAGATGGAGCCGGTCGCGCAGCGCCTTGAGGTCGTCCTTGCTGAGCTTTTTCATCTGGTGCGTGGCGTTGCGGCCCTCGAAGCCCTTGCCCAGGGTCCAGCCCTTGATGGTGTGGGCCAGGATCACGGTCGGCTGCCCGACATGCTTGGTCGCGGAGTCGAAGGCCGCATGCACCTTGCGGTAGTCGTGGCCGCCGCGCGGCAGGTTGCGGATCTGGTCGTCGCTCAGGTGCTCGACCATCTTCAGCAGCCGGGGGTCGGAGCCGAAGAAGTTCTGCCGGGTGTAGGCGCCGGTCTCGACCGAGTAGGTCTGGAACTGCCCGTCGGGGGTCGTGTTCATCGCGTTGACCAGCAGCCCGTCGACGTCCTGGGCGATCAGGTCGTCCCACTGGCGGCCCCAGACCACCTTGATGACGTTCCACCCGGCGCCGCGGAAGGAGGACTCCAGCTCCTGCATGATCTTCCCGTTGCCGCGGACCGGCCCGTCCAGGCGCTGCAGGTTGCAGTTCACCACGAAGACCAGGTTGTCCAGCTCCTCACGGGCGGCCAGGCCGATCGCGCCGAGCGACTCCGGCTCGTCCATCTCGCCGTCGCCGAGGAAGCACCAGACACGGCTGGCGCTGGTGTCCTTGATCCCGCGGTCGTGCAGGTAGCGGTTGAAGCGGGCCTGGTAGATCGCGGCGATCGGCCCCAGACCCATGGAGACGGTGGGGAACTCCCAGAAGTCGGGCATCAGCCGCGGGTGCGGGTAGCTGGGCAGGCTCGCCGGCCGCGACTCCTGCCGGAAGCCGTCGAGCTGGTCCTCTGTCAGCCGGCCCTCCAGGAAGGCCCTGGCGTAGATGCCGGGGGAGGCGTGGCCCTGGAAGAAGACCGAGTCCCCGGAGTCGTCCGGCCGCTCCTTGCCACGGAAGAAGTGGTTGAAGCCGACCTCGTAGAGGCTGGCCGCGCTGGCGTAGGACGCGATGTGGCCGCCGACTCCGATCTCGGGACGGTTGGCCCGGCTGACCGTGATCGCGGCGTTCCAGCGGATGTAGGCCCGGATCCGCCGCTCGACGTGCTCGTCTCCGGGGAAGGCCGGCTCGCGCTCCGGTGGGATCGTGTTGATGTAGTCGGTGCTGCGCAGCGCCGGCACACCGACGGCCTTCTCGCGCGCCCGCTCCAGCATCTTCAGCATGAGGAACCGGGCTCGGCCGCGGCCGGCGTTGTCCAGTACCGCGTCGAGCGACTCGAGCCACTCCGCGGTCTCGGCCGGGTCGATGTCCGGCAGCTGGGTGGGCAGGCCGTCGCTGATGACGCTGAACCGCTCGGTCACGCTTCTCCCCGGATAGGACGTTGCACCTGTCCCACCATCCTGCCTGCTACCAGCCGGTAGCCGGTAGCAGCCCCGCAGGGCGGGGTCCGGCGGAGCCACGAGCCGGTCCCGACCGGGGGCCGCGACGGGACCGGACGGCCGGGTCCGTGGGCGGGTCTTCGTCCTCCGGCGCAGCGGGGGCACTTGCGCGTCCGGGCCTTGTCCGGTGGACTGCCCTCGAGCGCCCCGCCGGGGCCGAGGGGAAGGGGCAACCGTGAGCACGTCCGCGGACCACGCGGCACAGCGTGGCCTGGCCGAGAAGCTCGGGATCGAGCCCGGCATGGTCGTGCAGGTGGTGGGGACCGGTCCTGACCTGGTCTCCGACGTCGCCGTCGACCAGTCGCTGCTCGACGACGTCGCGGCCCGCACCGGCACCGAGCTGCTCCTCACCGACGACACCGACGACGTGGTCGACGTCGTCCTGCTCTGGTGGCGCGAGGGTGACGGCGATCTGGTCGATGCACTCGTCGACTCCCTCACCAACCTCGCCGACAGCGGGGTGGTCTGGCTGCTCACTCCCAAGGCGGGCCGTGCGGGGCACGTCGAGCCGAGTGACATCGACGAGGCCGCGCCCACCGCAGGGCTGTCCAGCACCCGCAGCACCAGTGCCGCGCCGGAGTGGTCCGGCACCCGGCTGGTCTCGCCGAAGGCCAGCAAGGGCAAGAACCGCCGCTGACGCCGGAGCAGGTCCGGGCGCTGCTCTCGCCGCAGGGGCGGCACGCCGTCGAGGCCGCCGAGCTGCTGGACCTCTCGCCGGCGGCGCGGGTGCGCACTGCGGAGGCGGTACGCACCTTCGGTGTGCTCGGGCCGCTCGCCCTCGAGCAGGCGCTGCTGCGCGAGCGGGCACGGGCCAAGCACCCCCGCGGGCACGAGCTGTGGTGGACGGGCCCGGCTCTCGAGCAGGCCTCCTCGTACGACCTCGCGACGCACCGGGCCCGGCTGTTCGACCGCCCGGTGCTCGACCTGTGCTGTTCCGTGGGCGGGGACCTGCTCGCGCTGCCGGTCGGCTCGGTCGGCGTGGACCTCGACGAGGCCAGGCTGCTGCTCGCCCGGGCCAACGCCGAGGTGCTCGGACGTGAGGTCCGGCTGCTGCGCGCCGACGCCGCCCGGGTGCGGCTGCCGCCCGGCGCCGACGTCGTGGTCGACCCGGCGCGCAGGGCGGGCGGCCGGCGCGTCTTCGACCCGCGCGCCTACAGCCCCCCACTGGATGTCGTGCTGTCGTGGCGGGACCGGGTGCGCTCGCTGGTCGTGAAGGTGGCGCCGGGGGTGGACCACGACGCGCTGCCACCGGATGTGGAGGTCGAGGTGGTGTCGCTGCGTGGCGACGTCAAGGAGGCGGTGTTGCTGTCCGGCGCGGGCCGCAGCGGGCACCGCCGCAGCGCGACCCTGCTGCCCGGCCCGCACACGCTGCTCGACCACCCCGTCGAGGCGCCGGCCGTGCGGCCGCCCGGTCGCTGGCTGCTCGAACCGGACGGCGCCGTGGTGCGCG of the Mycobacteriales bacterium genome contains:
- a CDS encoding DUF3052 domain-containing protein, producing MVVQVVGTGPDLVSDVAVDQSLLDDVAARTGTELLLTDDTDDVVDVVLLWWREGDGDLVDALVDSLTNLADSGVVWLLTPKAGRAGHVEPSDIDEAAPTAGLSSTRSTSAAPEWSGTRLVSPKASKGKNRR
- a CDS encoding class I SAM-dependent methyltransferase — protein: MVRHPAGLAEGQQGQEPPLTPEQVRALLSPQGRHAVEAAELLDLSPAARVRTAEAVRTFGVLGPLALEQALLRERARAKHPRGHELWWTGPALEQASSYDLATHRARLFDRPVLDLCCSVGGDLLALPVGSVGVDLDEARLLLARANAEVLGREVRLLRADAARVRLPPGADVVVDPARRAGGRRVFDPRAYSPPLDVVLSWRDRVRSLVVKVAPGVDHDALPPDVEVEVVSLRGDVKEAVLLSGAGRSGHRRSATLLPGPHTLLDHPVEAPAVRPPGRWLLEPDGAVVRAHLVAQLAAQVGGWLVDATIAYISADTRVPTPYGTWYEVLEVLPFGLKTLRERLRAHDAGSVVVKKRGTAVEPDVLRRQLKLTGTREVTVVLTRAAGRQIAMVVRPDGRSR